A stretch of the Alnus glutinosa chromosome 6, dhAlnGlut1.1, whole genome shotgun sequence genome encodes the following:
- the LOC133870162 gene encoding uncharacterized protein LOC133870162 gives MASTSLPLIRGGLLLFSEYSSLSNHHSPATLPKWGWKRDQEASMVINRTRGQAFQILAKPNASSGNIGLIKQVIMVDPLEAKRLAAKQMQEIEAKEKFKRKRQIEAINGAWAMIGLTAGLVIEGHTGKSILTQLAGYWSAIVNFLVQ, from the exons ATGGCATCCACATCTCTGCCACTCATCAGGGGAGGCCTCCTCCTTTTCTCTGAGTACTCATCCCTTTCCAACCACCACAGCCCGGCAACTCTCCCCAA gTGGGGATGGAAAAGAGACCAAGAAGCAAGCATGGTCATCAACCGAACCAGAGGCCAAGCATTTCAAATCTTGGCCAAACCTAAT GCGTCTTCAGGGAACATAGGTTTAATCAAACAAGTGATTATGGTTGATCCTTTGGAAGCCAAGCGGTTGGCTGCCAAGCAAATGCAAGAGATTGAAGCTAAAGAGAAATTCAAG AGAAAACGTCAAATTGAAGCAATTAATGGAGCATGGGCAATGATTGGTCTCACAGCAGGCTTGGTCATTGAAGGTCACACCGGAAAAAGTATTCTGACACAG TTGGCTGGATACTGGAGTGCCATAGTCAATTTTTTGGTGCAATAG
- the LOC133871614 gene encoding small ribosomal subunit protein uS11c-like — protein sequence MAKPVPRIVSYRNGRIGLRNSARRIPNGVIHVQASFNNTIVTVTDVQGRVISWSSVDTCEFKGTRIGTPFAAQTAAGNAIQTIVDQGQANTIGIAMQRALLGEIEGTCITRAKSGYSRIRR from the exons ATGGCAAAACCTGTACCAAGAATTGTTTCATATAGGAATGGACGTATTGGTTTACGTAATAGTGCACGTAGAATACCAAATGGCGTTATTCATGTTCAAGCAAGTTTCAACAATACCATTGTGACTGTTACAGATGTACAAGGTCGGGTAATTTCTTGGTCCTCCGTTGATACTTGTGAATTCAAGGGTACAAGGATAGGGACACCGTTTGCCGCCCAAACCGCAGCAGGAAATGCTATTCAGACAATAGTAGATCAAG GTCAAGCCAATACAATAGGCATTGCAATGCAAAGAGCTTTGCTTGGAGAAATAGAAGGAACATGTATCACACGCGCAAAATCTGGGTATTCAAGAATCAGAAGATga
- the LOC133871613 gene encoding uncharacterized protein LOC133871613, translated as MSERDDLLSQPHTCSPPLSTILISLKIFLRNKQLFLSLFALTTLPLSFLLVSLSLFSLSFKSHVLHLEAVAFLSSTRFEASHVWKESRVHALSLLKIKALFFLPSYFLSLLAAVTAVNSTASSCHATRPTLRTAFTVVKLTWKRPFVTTIFIYALSLLYAPVPRVLAPLTGSPASEFLVLVIGSAFEIYLMAVLSLGLVVSIVEERFGWDAIRVGSAVIADRRFSGWALSGLFVFISGAIARDLQRMMDSLDSSSESTTLTTMRVATVVKDNVGLIFLYGIVVLWSYIVTTVFYCECRKRHVGRGEDESVTV; from the coding sequence atgtccGAAAGGGACGATCTTCTCTCCCAACCCCACACCTGTTCTCCCCCTCTCTCTACCATCCTCATTTCCCTCAAGATTTTCCTCAGAAACAAACaacttttcctttccctttttgCCCTCACCACCCTCCCCCTCTCCTTCCTCCtcgtctccctctccctcttctCACTCTCCTTCAAGTCCCACGTCCTCCACCTCGAAGCCGTCGCCTTCCTCTCCTCCACGCGCTTCGAGGCCAGCCACGTCTGGAAGGAGTCGCGCGTCCACGCGCTCTCCCTCCTCAAAATCAAGGCCCTCTTCTTCCTCCCCTCCTATTTCCTCTCCCTCCTCGCCGCCGTCACCGCCGTCAATTCCACCGCCTCCTCCTGCCACGCGACGCGCCCCACCCTCCGCACGGCGTTCACGGTCGTCAAGCTGACGTGGAAGAGGCCCTTCGTCACCACCATCTTCATCTACGCCCTCTCGCTATTGTACGCCCCGGTTCCGCGCGTGTTGGCACCTCTAACCGGATCGCCCGCGTCCGAGTTTCTGGTGCTTGTAATCGGGTCGGCTTTCGAGATTTACTTGATGGCGGTTCTGAGCCTCGGTCTCGTGGTCTCGATCGTGGAGGAGAGGTTCGGGTGGGATGCCATTCGGGTCGGATCGGCTGTAATTGCGGACAGGAGATTTTCCGGGTGGGCGCTGTCGGGTTTGTTCGTGTTTATATCGGGCGCGATCGCGAGGGATCTGCAGAGGATGATGGACAGTCTGGATTCGTCTTCAGAGTCAACAACATTGACGACGATGAGGGTAGCGACGGTTGTTAAAGATAACGTGGGGTTAATCTTTTTGTATGGTATAGTTGTGCTTTGGAGTTACATAGTTACCACAGTTTTTTACTGCGAGTGTAGAAAGCGACACGTAGGTAGGGGTGAAGATGAGAGCGTAACAGTTTag